In the genome of Lactobacillus intestinalis, the window AAAGATGCCGAAGTTCTAAAAGATGGTAAATTCGTAAAGATCCCTTTAGACCAAGTTCAAGTGGGTGATTTGATCCGGGTTAAGCCTGGTGAAAAGGTTCCTGTAGATGGTGAAATTACCGAAGGTACCACCACTCTTGACGAATCCATGGTTACCGGTGAAAGTATGCCTGTCGTTAAAAAAGTCGGTGACACTGTAGTTGGTTCTACCATCAATAGCAACGGTTCCATTACTTTTAAAGCCACCAAGGTTGGTTCAGACACCATGCTTTCTCAAATCGTTGACTTAGTTAAGAAAGCTCAAACTAGTCATGCTCCTATCCAAAATCTAACTGATAAAATCTCTAATATTTTCGTACCTGCTGTTTTAATTATTGCAATTTTAACATTCGTCATTTGGTACTCATTCTTAGGCGCCACCGCAGTACAAGCAATGCTCTTCGCCGTTAGCGTGATTGTGATTGCATGTCCTTGTGCTTTAGGCTTAGCTACACCAACTGCTTTGATGGTTGGAACTGCTCGTAGCGCCAAGATGGGCGTTTTAATTAAGAATGGTGAAGTTCTTCAAGAAGTTAGTGACTTAAAGACTGTTGTTTTCGATAAAACTGGTACTATCACTGTTGGTAAGCCTCAAGTTACTGATATTGTTGGGAGCGAAAAGCAAGTTTTAAGCGTTGCTGCTAGCCTAGAAGAATCTTCTGAACACCCTCTTGCAACTGCTATTATTAAAGAAGCTGAAAAGAAGAATATTAAACCCGAAAAGGTGCAAGAATTTGAAGCTATTGAAGGTAAAGGTGTCAAAGCTAATTATCATGATCAAACTGCTTTTGTCGGCAGCAGTCGTTTGTTAGCTGATGTTAATATTTCCCAGGAAATGAATCAGCAAGCTAATCGATTACAAGAAGAAGCTAAGACTGTGGTTTATGTTGGCTTAAATGGTGAAATTATTGGTTTAGTTGCTATTCAAGATGTACCAAAAGCAAGTTCCAAAGAGGCCATCAGCGAACTTAAGAAGCGCGGTTTAAAGACGGTTATGCTTACTGGTGATAATGAAAAAGTTGCCCAAGCAATTGCTAACGAAGTTGGAATCGATCAAGTTATCGCTGGCGTTTTACCAAATGAAAAAGCTGAACATATTCAAAAGCTTCAACAAAACGGCAATAAGGTAGCCTTTGTTGGCGACGGTATCAACGATGCACCTGCCCTTTCAACCGCTGATGTCGGCATTGCCATGGGATCTGGAACAGATATCGCAATCGATTCTGGTGGTATTGTTTTAGTTCAAAATGATCTTCGAGGTGTAGTTCGTGCCCTAGACATCTCAAAGAAGACTTTCAACCGAATCAAGTTAAACCTTTTCTGGGCCCTCATCTATAACACAATTGGTATCCCTATTGCAGCTGGACTCTTTATGGGGCTTGGCCTAACACTTAGTCCCGAACTCGCTGGTCTTGCAATGGCCTTCTCCTCAGTCTCAGTTGTCGGCAGTTCCTTAATGTTGAACAAAGCAAAAATTGCTGGTGCTAATTAAAGGCATCTAGAATGAAAAAAGAGATGATCTTCATAAAGAATTTCATCCCTTTTTTATGATCTGGAAAGTAATTTTCCAGAGGCTTGATTGCTGATGGCGATTAACGCTCTTTAAGCCAGTTTACAACTAACTTAATCAGTTTTTTCACGTACTTTGGTGGTACGACAAGAATAAGAATAAAAGTTAAATTCATGGTCAGGATTTCTCCTTTCCAGCACAAATTTTAGGGAGCTACCCTATTAGCGTGCAAAAGTATTATATCATGTGCTATAATATCTTTAGAATAAGAATAAAAAGTTTTAGCGTGCAAGTCGAGGTAGCTCCTTGGCATAATCGTTAACGTGTGGCTCTGCATTTGCAGAGCTTTTTTCATGATCTAAAAAGTAATTTTTCTAAATACTTTTATCCCTCTGCTTTCTGCACAAAATTCCATATAATTAAAGTATAAGAATTTGTGAGGTGTGTGGAAGTGTTAACATTTTTCTACTGGTCCCTAGCCTTATTCTTACTAAATCTAGGGGCTTTTATTTTTGTTTTAACCCATGAAAGGCGATCAATGTGGGCTGGACTAACTTTGACCACTACATTGATGTTTCTTGCCTTTTTAGCGCTAGATATCATCATTATGATGGATACAATGTTTCCGAGTCATCATGATGCTATTTCTAAATTTTTACTTTTAGCTGCAGTCGGTGTCGCATTACTGATTTTTGCCTTTGTAATTTTGTTAATTGGAATGTTTATCTTTGATGGGATTAAAATTCTAGTTAAAGAAGGCACCAAATGGACTAACTTTCTATCTTTAGGGATGGCTTTTGTAATTCTATTTCTAATCTTTGCCTATCCATCATTTGGCCGCTTTACTTCAGAAGCTTGGTTCAGATTCATTTATCTCTTCTTGTCTTTGAGCATCTTTTATCTGATTTTCATCATGATGATGTATACCTTGACATCTTGGCTCAACTTGATCAATATCAGACAAAAGCCTCTTGATTACGTTGTCGTCCTTGGTGCAGGATTAATTGGAAAGAAAGTTACTCCACTTCTAGCAAGCCGAATCAATCGTGGAATTCAGATCTACCGTCGTAATCCTGGCTCAAAATTGATCCTGTCTGGTGGTCAAGGCAGCGATGAAGAGATCCCTGAATCTCATGCCATGGCTAAATATACCGAAGAACAGGGCGTTCCTAAGTCGGATATCATTATTGAAAATAAATCCAAAACCACCAATGAGAACTTGAGATTTTCTCATAATCTAATGAAGCCTAACAGTACCTTTTGTCTGGTTACAAGCTCATATCACGTTTACCGTGCTCTAGTTCTTGCCAAGCGTCAAGGGTTACAGTGTGTGGGCTATGGTGCAAAAACTAAATGGTATTTTACTTTAAATGCCTTTATTCGCGAGTTTATTGCTTACATTGTAATCACCAAACGCCTGCAGCTTACCGTCATTGGCGGAATTGGCGCTATAACATTGTTTTTAGCGCTTATATACTACCTTTTCCCACTCTAAACAAAAAAGACCTGATTTTGCATCAGGTCTTTTTATTTAATCAAAGCTTTCTTCGATTACTTCGTCTTGTTCGCGTCTAGCTTCACGTTTACGTAGCCATGGAAGGACAAATCCTAAACCAAAGAGAACGACTACAGTGATAATATTCATCCATAATTGGTGAGTAAATGCTGGTGTGCCGAATTCCACATTTTGTGGAATAAATCCTAAAGTAGCACAGACAAAGGTGAAGATTAAACACCAGAATCCAACTGCAAGAGCACCAGTCTTGTTTTTAATAAATACATAACTAGAGTGGTATTTTTCCTGATGCATTCTCATTGCAACAAAGGCAAAGAATACCCAGCAAGTCTTATATGGTGAAATAATTCCGTTAACATTTAAAAGCCAGTTATAAATAGTGTTAATGTTTGGCAAAGTACCAGTCAAAAGAAGCAAGAATAAGCTAAGTCCTACAGTAAAAGTATAACTGTGAATTGGTCGACCATTCTTATTCTTCTTAGTAAGCCATTTTGGCATGAACTTTTCGCCAACATCCCCAGCAAATACACGACTAGAAGCATCAAGTAACACTGCCAGCTGGGCCATCATGAAGATTGCTTGTACCACTGCGAAGATGTACATCAAGACTTTACCCATTCCTAAACTTTCACCCAAAAGTTGGAAAGCGTAGTAAGGACCATTCATCTTGAAGTCATGAGGAATCTTGTGGGCATTAAAAAACATTGCTAGTGCTAAAGTTCCAAAGATAGTCAAAAATCCAGTCATAATTGCAAGCATCCACATTGCCTTTGGGAAATCACGCTTAGGATTTTTCATTTGTTGTACATATGGAGCAGCAAGTTCAGCACCAGACATGGCAAAGATCAAAAGTCCAGTAGTTGAGAAATAATTCAAGCTAAATGATGGTTTAAATGCTCCCCAATTAAATGGTTGAGTTGCAATATGGTGACCGTGCATTACAGACCAAGCAGCGAGCAAAACAAACAACATGGACATAATAAACATCGCTCCCCCACCAATTAGTGAAAGAATTTCTAGCGAGTTGCGCAATTTATTTTCCAGCAAAATAAAGATCAAAATGATCACAAAAGTCAAAATTCCAAACCAGAAAGTTGACATTTTTTTGTCCAAACTATTGTTACCAAAAATCATCCAACTAAAAGATACGATAACTGAATTAGAAACATCGACAATATAAGGTACACTCTGCACCCAATACATCCACGAAGTCCAATATCCTAAAGTATCATTTGTACTTCTTCTTACCCAAGAAGCAAGTCCTCCATCTTGATTGTCAAAAGTTAAACTCATTTGACTACTGATCAATGCGTAAGGAATAACGTATGAAAACAGCAAGAAAATCCAAGAAATAACTACTGACAAGCCTTGGTTTTGAAATGGATAGAAGATATTTTCAAAACTAATAATTGTTACGAAGTCAATTAAGGCAATGACTGGCCAACTCATGTAATGTTTTTTGCTAGGTTCTAAGTCTGTTAAGACATCTGGTTTATCCAATTTTTTAATTCTCCCCCTAATTTAAATACTAACTTGGATTAAACCAGCAAATTCGGGGGTTTTAATACGATAAGCAAAGTATTAAAAATCACTTGTCTGCTCCCTTATAAGTCGCTATAATTCATGCGGTAGCATTCCTTAATCTCCACTGGAATGCAAAAACGTCCGCAAAAAATTATAAAGATTTATTTGATTTTTGCAAGTATCTTTTTAGAAAATAGGGTGAAAAAATGAACTTTTTAAAAATTGCTATCGATTCCAGCATTCAAAACGCTGATTTTGATTCTTGGCAAACCACTAGTCTAACTGGTGCACAAGGCAGCGAACTAGCTGCGATCGTCATTTCAGATAATAATTACGATTCTTTAAAACAAGCTCACAATCTCCAAGAAACTTCCGGCTTGGGCATCCCTATTATCACTGTTTCACATGAAACTATTTTACCAACTGAAAAAGATCAAATAATTAAACAAGCTACTTCCTACACTCAAGAAATGGTTCCGGGCTTCTTAACTGACCTCGTTAATTTTTCAGAAGATCGACCAATCAGTTTTACTACTCCGGGTCATCACAACGGTCTTTATTATGAGAAACATCCCGCAGGCGTTGTCTTCAATCGCTTTTTTGGTAAGAACTTGATGTACGCCGATACTAGCGACACTGTTCCAGAACTTGGCGATACCATGACACATGGTGGAACTCCTTTGACTGCCGAACAAAAAGCGGCCGAAACTTATAATGCAGACAAGGTTTACTTCTGTACAAATGGAACTACTAGTGCCAATTCTATCTGTGCCAGTGCCGTTTTAACAGAGGGAGATTTGGTTCTTTTTGACCGCAACAATCACAAGTCCCTTTATAATAGCGCCTTAGTTATGACTGGGGCTAAACCGGTTTACATTCCGACTGACCGGAACGCCTTGGGACTTATCGGTGAAATGGATCCGGATTTTCTGAGCGAAGACAAAATCCGCACAGAAATTGCTAAAGTTGATCCTGAAAAAGCTAAAGCCAAGCGTCCATTTAGAATGGCCATTATTCAATCTGAAACTTATGATGGACTCTTTTATGATGCTAAATGGTTAATTGACAAAATTGGTAAACTTTGCGATTACATTCTTTTTGACTGTGCATGGGGTGGTTTTGAACAATTCGTACCAATTATGCGTCATCTTTCTCCGCTCAACTTTGATTTAGGACCAGAAGACCCGGGAATTTTAGTCACTCAATCACTTCACAAGCAACAAGCTGGGATGGGACAAGCTTCTCAAATTTTAAAGAAAGATGCTCATTTAAAAGGTCAAAAGCGTTATGTCGACCACAAGCACTTTAACCATGCTTATCTAAAATTTGTCACTTCCAGTTACTCTTACCCACTTTATGCTTCTTTAACTGTTAACTCTTACTTAACTGCTGGTAAAGGCAACAAAAAATGGTGGAACCAAATTTTACGCTTGGGAATTGAATGGCGTAAGGAATTGCTCAAGAAATCTAAGCTTTTTAAGCCATTAGTACCAGATGATTTTGCTCAAATTCCAACGGATGAACTTGCTACAAACGCGAAATATTGGAACTTTGATCCCGAAGATAAATGGCACGGCTTTAATAAAATCGCTAAAGGTGAGGCGATGCTTGATCCACTTAAGATCACGGTCAAAACTCCTGGAATTGATGTTGCAAATGCAAAATATGAAGCTAGTGGTATTCCTGGTCCAGTTGTGGCAGAATTTTTAATGGAAAAGCGCATCATTCGGGCTAAGGATGACCTATATTCTCTTCTTTTCTTGCTTACTCCAGGCGACACTGAAAAAGAGCTCCAGACTTTATTAGACGCCTTTTTAGAATTTGAAAACTTTTACAATGAAGATGCTTCTTTAGAAGTAGTTTTACCAAAACTTGCTAAAGTTTATGACGATCGCTACCAAGGTTATACTCTTAAACAACTTTGCCAAGAAATGCATGACTACTATAAAGAACATCATACCTTTACTCTTCAGCAAGAACTATTTGCAAAAACTAACATGCAAAATTATTCCATGACACCAAGTAAGGCCGATACTTTATTCATGAGAAATGAAAGTGAACTGGTGGATTTGGATAACGTTTTAGGGCGAATTGCGGCCGAAGGTGCGCTTCCCTATCCTCCAGGTGTATTTATTGTTGCACCTGGAGAAAAATGGTCAAAAATTGATCAAAAATACTTTGAAGTTTTAGTGGGAGCTATTGAACGTTTCCCAGGCTTCGTACCAGAAATTCAAGGTGTCTATTGGGATCAAAAAACAAATGGTAAAATTAAAGTTCAAGCCGAAGTGCTAAAAGAAAATTAAGGAGAAGATTATGGTTTTATCTTGGAAAGAAAATTTACCTCAAGAATTACAAGAAAAAGTTGATAAAGTTGACAAATTAATTGCTCCACGTTTGGAAGAAATTGATGAGCAAGTTCTTTACAACCAACAACGAGTACTTGAATTATTTAGAAAACACCGCGTAGGTGAAGAAGACTTGGTACCTTCAACCGGTTATGGTTATGACGATATTGGTCGTGACAAAATTGAAGCTATTTATGCCGATTACTTTAAAACTGGGGATGCATTAGTACGTTCCCAATTCTCTTCTGCAACTCAAGCTATTTCAGTTGGTCTATTTAGTATGCTTCGTCCCGGCGACACTCTCTACTATTTAACCGGAACTCCATATGACACCATTCAAGAAGTAATTGGTCTTGCGGGGAACAAGCCAGGAAATATGAAAGAATGGGGTATTAACTTTAAAACTACTGAATTACTTGATAATGGCGAAGTAGATTATGAAAAAGCCCGCGTAGACTTACAAGATCCATCAATCAAAGTCGTTACAATTCAACGTTCTCTTGGATACGCTGTCAGAGCCAGTTTCACTATGGAAAAAATCAAAAAGATGCTCAAGTTTATCAAGGAAGTTCGCCCGGATGTGAAAATTTTTGTTGATAACTGCTATGGTGAATTTTCTGAAACCGAAGAACCAACATTTTATGGCGCTAATATGATGGCCGGTTCACTTTTCAAAAATGCTGGGGCCGGAATTGTTAAAGGTGGTGCTTTCTTAGTCGGTGATAAAGATCTAATTGAAGGTGCAGGATCACGTTTAAACGTACCTGGCGCTGGTAAAGGCGAAGGAGCTACTTGGGGCTACTTGCGTGACTTCTACCAAGGCTTCTTTATGGCTGCTCATACTACTGGAGAGGCTCTAAAGGGTATGATTTATACCGCGGCTCTTTGCGAAGAAATGGGAATGAAGGTTGCTCCTAAGTGGAATGATCCTCGAACTGATATTGTTCAAACTGTAACCTTCGGTGAACCAGACCCGATGGTTAAATTCTGTGCTGCAATTCAACATTATTCTCCAATGAATTCCTTTGTTGATCCTATCCCATATCACCAAGATGGCTATGAAGATGATGTTGTCATGGCCTCTGGTAGTTTTACTGAAGGCTCTACTATTGAGTTATCTTCAGACGGCCCTCTTCGTCCTCCATACCGTCTTTACATTCAAGGTGGCCTTTCTTACGCTCATGATAAAATTGCCATCACCCACGCTGTAGAAGAAACTTTTTACAAAAAAGATTAACTAAAATAAAAGCTGCATTAAAGGGATTGATCCTTAATGCAGCTTTTTTATTGATGATGATTAATTGTTTAGCTTGCGGTATCCGAAGTAGAATTGAAGGCAAGCTAAGACTACGTTGATCCAGTTTAACCAAATAAACCAAATAGCGATTCCACTTGGATCATGGGCAACACCATAGTATACCCAAAAGCCAATTACAACAGCACAAACGTTAATCCATGCAAAAACTCTTTGATAAGTTTGATTCTTAAGAACAAACCACATCCAAATTACATTAACGATAAACCAACATAAAAGAACCCAAAATACGAAACTAAACATAATAATTACTCCTTTCTTTATTATTTCATCTTTATAAATATAGTATGGATCATCAAAATACTAAATTCAATTAATTGCACCCATACTATATTATGTATAAATATAATAAAGAATTGCTTGTTTAGTTTACAGAATTCTGATTTGCTTACCTTTTACCTCAATTCGATTTTCATTTTCTAGTTCCTTTAACTTTCGGCTTAACGTTTCCGGCGTTATCCCCAACAAACTAGCTAAATCCTTTTTCTTCAATTCTAAGGTAACAACATTGGCTTCTTGTTTTTTAGATAAATCCTCTAAATGTGCCATAATACGCTCTTTGGCATCCATAGAATTACGTCGAATAGCATTTTGTTCTACTGCCACTAGCTTCTTCCCAAAACTATTTAATAAGCGTAAAGCTAATCCTGGAGTTTCTTGGAGCAAATTTTGAAAATCTTTGCGGGTCATCGAACATATCCAAGTATCAGTCGTTGCTTGAATATAATTTTCTTGATTTCCATCACTAAAAAGATGCTCCTGGCCTTCTGAATCCCCTTTATTCAAAGTACCAAGGACTGTTTCTTTGCCATCTTCATTTAAGCTATATATTTTAGCGTGGCCTTTATCCATCACTAGCATCCCATCTTTACCATCGAAAGGTTGGCGAATTAAACTACCTTTTGGAAAATACTCCTGATGCGTAGAAATCGTCACTAGTTTTTCACGTAAATTCTTAGGTAAATCCTTAAATAATTCCGCTTTACTCAAACAAGCTAACGGGGAATGTTTTGTCATTTTAGTCACTCTTTTCTTGATTTAAATCAAATTAATTATAGCAAGTTTATTTTTCTCAATCATAAGGCGTGAAAAGACACTTCTCCTTCTATTCCTTGTATGATAAAGGTGTAAAGTTAACAGCTAATGGAAAGAGGTTTTCATAAATGAGAAAATATATTGCAAATATTGCGCCCTTAAACGCTGAAAAAATTGGTACAAGTGCTCACGGAACTGCAGAATTTACTATTGATGGCGACACTATGCATGTAAAAATCGAAATGTTTGATACACCTGCCAACACTGAACACTGGCAACACTTCCATGGCTTCACTGATGGGAAAGATGCAATTGTTGCAACAATGGAACAAGACACTAACCATGACGGCTACATTGATTTACCAGAAACTACTCCTGTTTCAGGAACGACAATGGTACCTTTTGATAAGGCACCACAAGATATGGATATTCCAAACGATACTTATCCAGTGGCCGACGCCAATGGTTATTATAGATATGAAAAAGATGTGCCAATGGACATTTTAAGAGAAGACTTTAAGCGTGATTTTGGTACTGATGATATCGCTTTAGATAAACGCGTAGTCTACGTTCATGGCGTTCCTGCAAGTATGGAACTTCCCGATACGGTTAAAGGCGATTTGTTGGGGTATGATACTCATGTAACGCTCCCAATTGCTGGTGGAAAAATTGAGATGATCGAAAATGACTAAATTATTTTGGAAAATGGTCTGGGTTGCCTGCTACATCGTAGCCACATATTTTGCCTTTAGTCAAAAAATGAATGCGGCTATCTATTGGATAGCTGGTACTTTATTAGCCCAATCTATTATTTCTCTGTTTTATCAATTTTTTACTAATAGAAAGAAAAATAATAAGTTCTAATTGAACTAAAATATACAAGCAATTTTATTAAGTTTTTTACTTGATAAGATTGCTTTTTTCTTTTCACGACGATTTTGCATCATATTCTTATTTTTGATAAGGTATACATATATTTAATATTTTCAAGGAGGTATTTTTAAAGAGATTCTTATCTCTTCTTATGAGTACAATAATTGACACAACAACTAAAAAGAGTTACAAAAAGGCGCCATTAATGCCCATTCATATGCGAGTTTTTATGGCTATTATTTTGGGGCAAATTACTTGTGGATATGCTTTAGGTATTTCGGGGACAGCATTATCCAGTGCTGCTCGTTATATTCAAATAAATGATCTTTGGACTGGATTAATTGGAGCGGGTGCTTTAATTGGTTTAGCCGGAAGTATTGTAATTGGTCGGCTTTCCGATAAAATTGGTCGCCGTAAGTTATTAATGATCAATATGTATATTTTAGCTGGGTTAACTTTGTTACATTTAACTACAAGCAACTTTTTATTCACTTTCATCATTCGAATTGGAATTGGATTAATGATTGCAATTGACTATACTGTCGGAAATGCCCTTTTAACTGAATGGCTTCCCAAGGGGGAAGACAGCAAGCGACAAAGTCACCTATTAATTTATTGGACTTTAGGCTTTATTGCTTCTTATGTTGTCGGGACCTATCTTACTGGATTTGGAAAACATACTTGGCAAATAATTTTAGCCACTGGAGCCATTCCAGCTCTTATAACGGCAATTTTTAGGTCTATTTTTAGATTACCAGCATCCCCAAGTTGGCTCGCCAGCCAAGGAAAAATCAAAACAGCAAATAAAGTTCTTAGAAAACATATGGGGCGAAAGTGGGTTATTCCTAAAGGATTTTTGAAGCGCAATAAAAGTAATCAAAACATTTCCTGGGGAATACTTTTTAGCAAACCATATTTACGTCGTACTCTAGTTGGCGGAATCTTCTATGCCTGCCAAGCATTCTCTTTCTTCGGTATCAGTATCTTTCTCCCTATCCTGCTTAAAGGAATGGGAATTAATGATCCGAAGATCTCCGGTATTATTTATAACGGCGGAATTTTAGTTGGAGTTTCATTCGGTATTTTGATATTTAACCGAATTAGTCGGAGAATGTTTCTAGTAAGCAATTTCTTAGTTTCCGCAATATTGATTGGAATTCTAGCGTTATTTCCTTTAAATTCTCAACTACAATTACTTGTATTTACGATTTTTGCGATAGTTCTTTCATCAGGATTAGTATTGGATTATCCTTACCCAACAGAACTATTTGATATCAAGATTCGAGGAACTGGCGTCGGAACTTGTATTACGATTAGTAGAATTGGTGCCGCAGCCGGAACCTTTTTGCTCCCAATCTTGACCCATAATGGTGGGGCTAACTTGGCTATGTTAGTGTGCGGCGGCGTATTATTATTTAGTTTCATTGTATGCTTAATTTGGGCTCCAGAAACTTCACCAAAATTCATGACAAACAAAGATTAGACAATCAAAAAACACTCTACAAATGTAGGGTGTCTTTTATTATTCAAATATTTAGGTAAAAGTTTAAGTAGATTAATACTTAGGAATCCATTTCATCTTTTCAGTCGCTGCTTTAGCATCTGTAATACCTTTAGCTACAAGGTTTTCATCGATGGCAGCTTGGGCTACACTGACAGCTTCCTTAGCAGAGAAGGATTGAATCTTTGAAACAGGTGGCAAGACTGGAGCACCTTTTTCGTTTGGATCAACAATTCCACCAAGTGAGTGAGCAGCCGCAGAAAGCATCCCGTCAGTTACAAGTTTAGCCTCACTTGCCAACACTCCTAAGCCTAATCCTGGATAGAT includes:
- a CDS encoding copper-translocating P-type ATPase translates to MKKLSNIQRFWISFILAIPMLIQMFAMPFHWMMPGYNWIALITTTIIMAISAAPYWKSAIAAFKKHSANMNTLVAAGTAVAYFYSIFAMITNRPVYFESAAFVTVFVLLGDAMEEKMHDNASNALGKLMGLQAKDAEVLKDGKFVKIPLDQVQVGDLIRVKPGEKVPVDGEITEGTTTLDESMVTGESMPVVKKVGDTVVGSTINSNGSITFKATKVGSDTMLSQIVDLVKKAQTSHAPIQNLTDKISNIFVPAVLIIAILTFVIWYSFLGATAVQAMLFAVSVIVIACPCALGLATPTALMVGTARSAKMGVLIKNGEVLQEVSDLKTVVFDKTGTITVGKPQVTDIVGSEKQVLSVAASLEESSEHPLATAIIKEAEKKNIKPEKVQEFEAIEGKGVKANYHDQTAFVGSSRLLADVNISQEMNQQANRLQEEAKTVVYVGLNGEIIGLVAIQDVPKASSKEAISELKKRGLKTVMLTGDNEKVAQAIANEVGIDQVIAGVLPNEKAEHIQKLQQNGNKVAFVGDGINDAPALSTADVGIAMGSGTDIAIDSGGIVLVQNDLRGVVRALDISKKTFNRIKLNLFWALIYNTIGIPIAAGLFMGLGLTLSPELAGLAMAFSSVSVVGSSLMLNKAKIAGAN
- a CDS encoding ElyC/SanA/YdcF family protein, translating into MLTFFYWSLALFLLNLGAFIFVLTHERRSMWAGLTLTTTLMFLAFLALDIIIMMDTMFPSHHDAISKFLLLAAVGVALLIFAFVILLIGMFIFDGIKILVKEGTKWTNFLSLGMAFVILFLIFAYPSFGRFTSEAWFRFIYLFLSLSIFYLIFIMMMYTLTSWLNLINIRQKPLDYVVVLGAGLIGKKVTPLLASRINRGIQIYRRNPGSKLILSGGQGSDEEIPESHAMAKYTEEQGVPKSDIIIENKSKTTNENLRFSHNLMKPNSTFCLVTSSYHVYRALVLAKRQGLQCVGYGAKTKWYFTLNAFIREFIAYIVITKRLQLTVIGGIGAITLFLALIYYLFPL
- a CDS encoding APC family permease yields the protein MDKPDVLTDLEPSKKHYMSWPVIALIDFVTIISFENIFYPFQNQGLSVVISWIFLLFSYVIPYALISSQMSLTFDNQDGGLASWVRRSTNDTLGYWTSWMYWVQSVPYIVDVSNSVIVSFSWMIFGNNSLDKKMSTFWFGILTFVIILIFILLENKLRNSLEILSLIGGGAMFIMSMLFVLLAAWSVMHGHHIATQPFNWGAFKPSFSLNYFSTTGLLIFAMSGAELAAPYVQQMKNPKRDFPKAMWMLAIMTGFLTIFGTLALAMFFNAHKIPHDFKMNGPYYAFQLLGESLGMGKVLMYIFAVVQAIFMMAQLAVLLDASSRVFAGDVGEKFMPKWLTKKNKNGRPIHSYTFTVGLSLFLLLLTGTLPNINTIYNWLLNVNGIISPYKTCWVFFAFVAMRMHQEKYHSSYVFIKNKTGALAVGFWCLIFTFVCATLGFIPQNVEFGTPAFTHQLWMNIITVVVLFGLGFVLPWLRKREARREQDEVIEESFD
- a CDS encoding putative ornithine decarboxylase, giving the protein MNFLKIAIDSSIQNADFDSWQTTSLTGAQGSELAAIVISDNNYDSLKQAHNLQETSGLGIPIITVSHETILPTEKDQIIKQATSYTQEMVPGFLTDLVNFSEDRPISFTTPGHHNGLYYEKHPAGVVFNRFFGKNLMYADTSDTVPELGDTMTHGGTPLTAEQKAAETYNADKVYFCTNGTTSANSICASAVLTEGDLVLFDRNNHKSLYNSALVMTGAKPVYIPTDRNALGLIGEMDPDFLSEDKIRTEIAKVDPEKAKAKRPFRMAIIQSETYDGLFYDAKWLIDKIGKLCDYILFDCAWGGFEQFVPIMRHLSPLNFDLGPEDPGILVTQSLHKQQAGMGQASQILKKDAHLKGQKRYVDHKHFNHAYLKFVTSSYSYPLYASLTVNSYLTAGKGNKKWWNQILRLGIEWRKELLKKSKLFKPLVPDDFAQIPTDELATNAKYWNFDPEDKWHGFNKIAKGEAMLDPLKITVKTPGIDVANAKYEASGIPGPVVAEFLMEKRIIRAKDDLYSLLFLLTPGDTEKELQTLLDAFLEFENFYNEDASLEVVLPKLAKVYDDRYQGYTLKQLCQEMHDYYKEHHTFTLQQELFAKTNMQNYSMTPSKADTLFMRNESELVDLDNVLGRIAAEGALPYPPGVFIVAPGEKWSKIDQKYFEVLVGAIERFPGFVPEIQGVYWDQKTNGKIKVQAEVLKEN
- a CDS encoding aminotransferase class I/II-fold pyridoxal phosphate-dependent enzyme, coding for MVLSWKENLPQELQEKVDKVDKLIAPRLEEIDEQVLYNQQRVLELFRKHRVGEEDLVPSTGYGYDDIGRDKIEAIYADYFKTGDALVRSQFSSATQAISVGLFSMLRPGDTLYYLTGTPYDTIQEVIGLAGNKPGNMKEWGINFKTTELLDNGEVDYEKARVDLQDPSIKVVTIQRSLGYAVRASFTMEKIKKMLKFIKEVRPDVKIFVDNCYGEFSETEEPTFYGANMMAGSLFKNAGAGIVKGGAFLVGDKDLIEGAGSRLNVPGAGKGEGATWGYLRDFYQGFFMAAHTTGEALKGMIYTAALCEEMGMKVAPKWNDPRTDIVQTVTFGEPDPMVKFCAAIQHYSPMNSFVDPIPYHQDGYEDDVVMASGSFTEGSTIELSSDGPLRPPYRLYIQGGLSYAHDKIAITHAVEETFYKKD
- a CDS encoding Crp/Fnr family transcriptional regulator — translated: MTKHSPLACLSKAELFKDLPKNLREKLVTISTHQEYFPKGSLIRQPFDGKDGMLVMDKGHAKIYSLNEDGKETVLGTLNKGDSEGQEHLFSDGNQENYIQATTDTWICSMTRKDFQNLLQETPGLALRLLNSFGKKLVAVEQNAIRRNSMDAKERIMAHLEDLSKKQEANVVTLELKKKDLASLLGITPETLSRKLKELENENRIEVKGKQIRIL
- a CDS encoding MFS transporter — translated: MSTIIDTTTKKSYKKAPLMPIHMRVFMAIILGQITCGYALGISGTALSSAARYIQINDLWTGLIGAGALIGLAGSIVIGRLSDKIGRRKLLMINMYILAGLTLLHLTTSNFLFTFIIRIGIGLMIAIDYTVGNALLTEWLPKGEDSKRQSHLLIYWTLGFIASYVVGTYLTGFGKHTWQIILATGAIPALITAIFRSIFRLPASPSWLASQGKIKTANKVLRKHMGRKWVIPKGFLKRNKSNQNISWGILFSKPYLRRTLVGGIFYACQAFSFFGISIFLPILLKGMGINDPKISGIIYNGGILVGVSFGILIFNRISRRMFLVSNFLVSAILIGILALFPLNSQLQLLVFTIFAIVLSSGLVLDYPYPTELFDIKIRGTGVGTCITISRIGAAAGTFLLPILTHNGGANLAMLVCGGVLLFSFIVCLIWAPETSPKFMTNKD